A genome region from Terriglobales bacterium includes the following:
- a CDS encoding DoxX family protein encodes MGVTKARSIAYWTCTTLVAFVMTSGGFVNTFVEASIAGLVKLGYPHYFGPILGVWKMLAGIAILVPRFPRLKEWAYAGMTFELTGAAITNAVAGAANAGAGYVGHIAAPLVIAALALVSWALRPENRTLGVPVARWLGPKEGRSSLATAANQSNAALAGRSR; translated from the coding sequence ATGGGAGTCACCAAAGCGAGGAGCATCGCCTACTGGACTTGCACCACACTGGTCGCGTTCGTCATGACCTCCGGCGGGTTCGTGAATACCTTCGTCGAAGCATCGATCGCCGGGCTCGTCAAGTTGGGCTACCCTCATTACTTCGGGCCGATCCTCGGCGTTTGGAAGATGCTCGCGGGCATCGCGATCCTTGTACCTAGGTTTCCGCGACTCAAGGAATGGGCCTACGCAGGGATGACCTTCGAACTGACGGGTGCCGCGATCACGAACGCCGTCGCTGGCGCCGCCAATGCGGGGGCGGGGTATGTAGGCCACATCGCAGCGCCGCTCGTCATCGCGGCGCTGGCGCTCGTCTCATGGGCGTTGCGCCCCGAGAACCGCACTCTGGGCGTCCCAGTCGCGCGCTGGCTGGGGCCGAAGGAGGGCAGATCCTCGCTCGCCACGGCAGCAAATCAGTCGAACGCCGCACTCGCGGGGAGATCCCGGTGA
- a CDS encoding metalloregulator ArsR/SmtB family transcription factor, which translates to MFEIIAEPNRRAILGLLVSSQQSVGEIERQLRMPQPTVSKHLRVLREAGFVESTVDAQRRLYRLKPAPLQEVDAWLAPFRRFWSAHLDALERHLDRMDQSTLTKKKTRRG; encoded by the coding sequence GTGTTCGAAATCATCGCAGAGCCGAACCGCCGCGCGATATTGGGCCTGCTGGTCTCGTCACAACAGTCGGTGGGGGAGATCGAGCGTCAACTTCGTATGCCGCAGCCGACCGTGTCAAAGCACCTGCGAGTGCTGCGCGAGGCCGGTTTCGTGGAATCCACGGTGGACGCACAACGTCGTCTCTATCGACTGAAACCTGCACCGCTTCAGGAGGTGGATGCCTGGCTGGCTCCGTTCCGCCGGTTCTGGTCCGCTCACCTGGATGCTCTCGAACGCCACCTTGACCGTATGGATCAATCAACACTGACGAAAAAGAAGACAAGGAGAGGATGA
- a CDS encoding SRPBCC family protein — protein sequence MTDREQYAPGPASGAKVRKDGEKWTLILVRELRHSPAKVWQALTDPVHLREWAPFDVDRNLAAVGPVKLSTVGTPTPQVSETTVKRAEAPRLLEYSWGGGDLRWELEALGSGTRLTLWHNIDRRFISWGAAGWHICFDVLDHLLSGTPIGRIVGAEAMKFGGWQRLNAEYAKQFEGGS from the coding sequence ATGACCGATCGCGAACAGTACGCACCCGGTCCGGCCAGCGGGGCAAAGGTACGAAAGGACGGAGAGAAGTGGACGCTCATTCTCGTCCGGGAACTGCGCCACTCGCCGGCAAAAGTCTGGCAGGCGCTTACCGATCCGGTGCATCTGCGCGAATGGGCGCCCTTCGACGTCGATCGGAACCTGGCTGCCGTGGGGCCGGTGAAGCTCTCGACGGTCGGGACGCCGACACCGCAAGTCTCCGAGACCACCGTGAAGCGGGCCGAGGCGCCGAGGCTGCTCGAGTACAGCTGGGGTGGCGGCGACCTCCGCTGGGAGCTCGAGGCGCTCGGCAGCGGCACGCGCCTCACGCTCTGGCACAACATCGATCGCCGCTTCATCTCGTGGGGCGCCGCCGGGTGGCACATTTGTTTCGATGTTCTGGATCACCTTCTCAGCGGAACTCCTATCGGACGCATCGTCGGCGCCGAGGCCATGAAGTTCGGCGGCTGGCAGCGATTGAACGCCGAGTACGCAAAGCAATTCGAAGGAGGCTCGTAA
- a CDS encoding ubiquinol-cytochrome c reductase iron-sulfur subunit: MSRLDPPRVTRRSFLSIASLGSFIAAVGTAAAGLFRLPNPAVLPGPVRRFKLGAPEQFTPGTETLFSEENLVLFRDDEGFYAISTTCTHLGCIVSRAKEGFACPCHGSRFDERGSVVGGPAPRPLPWLEVSRAADGQLVINADNEVPAGTRYRV, encoded by the coding sequence ATGTCCCGACTCGACCCACCCCGCGTGACCCGGCGCAGCTTTCTCAGTATCGCGTCGCTGGGCAGCTTCATCGCCGCGGTCGGCACCGCGGCCGCCGGGCTCTTCCGTCTGCCCAACCCGGCAGTGCTGCCCGGGCCGGTGCGGCGCTTCAAGCTGGGCGCTCCGGAGCAGTTCACGCCCGGCACCGAAACCCTGTTCTCGGAGGAGAACCTGGTGCTGTTCCGCGATGACGAAGGCTTCTACGCGATTTCCACCACCTGCACTCATCTGGGATGCATCGTCTCGCGCGCCAAGGAGGGATTCGCCTGTCCCTGTCACGGCTCGCGTTTTGACGAGCGCGGAAGCGTAGTGGGCGGTCCGGCGCCGCGCCCCCTGCCCTGGCTGGAAGTAAGCCGCGCCGCCGATGGACAGCTCGTGATCAATGCCGACAACGAAGTGCCCGCCGGCACGCGCTACCGCGTCTAG
- a CDS encoding PEP-CTERM sorting domain-containing protein (PEP-CTERM proteins occur, often in large numbers, in the proteomes of bacteria that also encode an exosortase, a predicted intramembrane cysteine proteinase. The presence of a PEP-CTERM domain at a protein's C-terminus predicts cleavage within the sorting domain, followed by covalent anchoring to some some component of the (usually Gram-negative) cell surface. Many PEP-CTERM proteins exhibit an unusual sequence composition that includes large numbers of potential glycosylation sites. Expression of one such protein has been shown restore the ability of a bacterium to form floc, a type of biofilm.), which produces MKRPAGLLAVSLLLLFASTVGSADTLLGTISVSAGFAQAPQISGSFLEIMAGPYDPINITCNPCFTANFAPSNSPQSVDFTASDANFAAIAADFSSAVDSWFIWYFPDGGLGGGGQGVGPWGAPGSTPTHFTITMSGFQFVQKEDCDFGFNQILPCTVTAGVSGPPVFEGYPLFTVTVEAFGTPAPAPEPVSLLLLSTGLAAVGATRRKVKR; this is translated from the coding sequence ATGAAAAGGCCTGCCGGGTTGCTCGCGGTTTCTCTTCTGCTGCTGTTCGCCTCCACTGTCGGGTCAGCCGATACTCTTCTCGGAACAATCAGCGTCAGCGCGGGTTTCGCCCAAGCGCCCCAGATCAGCGGTTCCTTTCTGGAGATCATGGCGGGGCCATACGATCCGATCAACATAACCTGCAACCCCTGTTTCACGGCAAACTTCGCGCCCTCCAACTCTCCCCAGTCCGTTGACTTCACCGCCTCGGACGCGAACTTCGCTGCCATTGCCGCGGATTTCAGCAGCGCGGTGGATTCTTGGTTCATATGGTACTTTCCGGACGGGGGGCTCGGGGGCGGCGGCCAAGGCGTGGGGCCGTGGGGAGCGCCAGGCTCGACCCCGACCCATTTCACCATCACCATGTCCGGGTTCCAGTTCGTCCAAAAGGAGGACTGCGACTTCGGGTTCAACCAGATTCTGCCCTGCACGGTTACGGCCGGAGTCTCGGGGCCCCCAGTCTTTGAAGGCTACCCTCTATTTACGGTGACCGTGGAGGCGTTCGGAACTCCTGCGCCGGCCCCCGAGCCGGTAAGTCTGTTGCTGCTGAGCACGGGTTTGGCCGCTGTGGGTGCGACACGGCGCAAGGTAAAGCGCTAG
- a CDS encoding c-type cytochrome → MKDPSRIYRWTVLGASILTIIYLLASAAHENYFTQWSGVQRQYREILRQKATDARGRELQSKFRIELKQVSLPALGTVDRCVTCHNGIDDPRMTDVALPHRVHPAGILDIHPVDRFGCTICHHGQGPATNFRDAKAEDAFWDYPLLPAELTQATCVTCHDAEKLPAAQIPLLAAGMKLYREKSCGSCHKLGGRGGALGPALDNEGAKTRHQLTMANLKAPHTTWGWQEAHFRDPGAVVTGSQMRNPTVTRQEALALTVYMLSQWKRDIPESYLAPDKIEQKYRALHPAPLSGEQVYRQYCFACHGSGTYSRWDKTFKRFIPAVRGISLVAAASPEYLAGNIRQGRPGTQMPAWDKHAGGLLPEEITAVTEYLRAGAPVPEKMPPLTLSGDAKRGVTLFLGNCAGCHGMNGRGGVAPEIGNPVFQKAASDELIVRTIRHGRQGTAMPAFQRPDAPAFSDQDVADVLAYVRTLGEHKRDKAVAQNAIPASGGNHER, encoded by the coding sequence ATGAAGGATCCCTCGCGCATTTATCGCTGGACCGTACTCGGGGCGAGCATTCTCACCATCATCTATCTGCTGGCCTCCGCGGCCCACGAGAACTACTTCACCCAGTGGAGCGGCGTGCAGCGGCAGTACCGCGAGATCCTCCGGCAGAAGGCCACCGACGCGCGCGGCCGCGAGTTGCAGAGCAAGTTCCGCATCGAGCTGAAGCAGGTCAGCCTGCCGGCCCTGGGGACGGTGGACCGCTGTGTCACCTGCCACAACGGCATCGACGACCCCAGGATGACCGATGTGGCATTGCCTCACCGCGTCCACCCTGCCGGCATCCTCGACATCCATCCGGTCGACCGCTTCGGATGCACCATCTGCCATCACGGCCAGGGCCCTGCGACCAACTTCCGCGACGCCAAGGCCGAAGACGCTTTCTGGGACTATCCTCTGCTGCCCGCGGAGTTGACCCAGGCCACTTGCGTCACCTGTCACGACGCGGAAAAGCTGCCGGCGGCGCAGATCCCGCTGCTGGCCGCTGGGATGAAGCTCTATCGCGAGAAGAGCTGCGGTTCCTGCCACAAGCTCGGTGGACGTGGAGGCGCGCTTGGGCCGGCGCTCGATAACGAAGGCGCCAAGACGCGCCACCAGCTCACGATGGCGAACCTGAAGGCGCCGCACACCACTTGGGGATGGCAGGAAGCTCACTTCCGCGATCCCGGAGCGGTCGTAACCGGCAGCCAGATGCGCAACCCGACCGTCACCCGGCAAGAGGCGCTGGCGCTGACCGTATACATGCTTTCACAGTGGAAGCGCGACATCCCCGAGAGCTACCTGGCGCCGGACAAGATCGAGCAGAAATACCGCGCCTTGCATCCGGCGCCGCTCTCCGGCGAGCAGGTTTACCGGCAATATTGCTTCGCCTGCCATGGCAGCGGGACTTACAGCCGCTGGGACAAGACCTTCAAACGCTTCATTCCCGCGGTGCGCGGTATTTCTCTGGTCGCGGCCGCCAGCCCCGAGTATCTGGCCGGCAACATCCGGCAGGGACGGCCTGGCACGCAGATGCCGGCCTGGGACAAGCACGCCGGCGGCCTGCTGCCGGAGGAGATCACCGCTGTGACCGAGTACCTGCGGGCCGGAGCTCCTGTGCCCGAGAAGATGCCCCCGCTCACCCTGTCGGGTGACGCCAAACGGGGCGTAACGCTGTTTCTCGGCAACTGCGCCGGTTGTCACGGCATGAATGGCCGCGGCGGGGTCGCACCGGAGATCGGCAACCCGGTCTTCCAGAAGGCGGCCAGCGACGAGCTCATCGTCCGCACCATCCGCCACGGACGGCAGGGCACCGCGATGCCGGCCTTCCAGCGGCCGGACGCGCCGGCGTTCAGCGATCAGGATGTCGCTGACGTTCTCGCCTACGTGCGCACGCTGGGGGAGCACAAGCGCGACAAGGCTGTTGCGCAAAACGCGATTCCAGCGTCTGGAGGTAACCATGAGCGATAA
- a CDS encoding cytochrome b N-terminal domain-containing protein: MATATQEFVHNLRELPHTVKDAWFRLGKTPESEREESQATFHNLFLHIHSVRVHVRTLSPTLTFGLGLMAAATFGITVVTGLLLMVYYKPSTDLAYQSIKDIHFTVYTGRFIRNIHRWAAQLMVLTVLLHMARVFFTGSYKKPREFNWLVGLGLLVLTLALSFTGYLLPWDQLAYWAITIGSNIANSPRELTDAVGVTRWLDPGGFQKRLLLGANYVGQDALIRFYVLHVFLLPLALVTLLGVHFWRIRKDGGLARPEDPMGGPAEWGGARRTVFEPVPTKTYGLMALVKGKRPTVNRGPENTVMAWPHLFWAELAVFMITVAATLILSFYWDAPLKELANPGIPENPAKAPWYFLGIQELVSYSAFTGGLLIPLIVVVGLALIPFLDRRSGGEGVWFGTKGERSVFLNSLLFAVLVTVGMLIFTVDYGWLRNWFPEIHQLWIITFNPGSLLVLIFAAWSLVVLRRRDSVRLAAVALFTCFLVGFTILTYFATVHRGPNWHFYWWPSQWPVH, encoded by the coding sequence ATGGCAACCGCGACCCAGGAATTCGTTCACAACCTGCGCGAACTCCCTCATACCGTGAAGGACGCGTGGTTCCGCCTGGGCAAGACGCCGGAATCCGAGCGCGAAGAATCACAAGCCACTTTTCACAACCTCTTCCTGCACATCCACAGCGTGCGGGTGCACGTGCGCACGCTCAGCCCGACGCTGACCTTTGGTCTGGGTCTGATGGCGGCGGCGACGTTCGGCATCACCGTGGTCACCGGCCTTCTGCTGATGGTCTACTACAAGCCTTCCACGGACCTGGCCTACCAGTCCATCAAGGACATCCACTTCACCGTCTACACCGGGCGATTCATCCGCAACATCCATCGCTGGGCGGCGCAGTTGATGGTCCTGACCGTGCTCCTGCACATGGCGCGGGTGTTCTTCACCGGCAGCTACAAGAAACCGCGGGAGTTCAACTGGCTGGTCGGATTGGGGCTGCTGGTCCTCACCCTGGCGCTCAGCTTCACGGGATACCTGCTGCCCTGGGACCAGCTTGCGTATTGGGCCATCACCATCGGGTCGAATATCGCCAACTCGCCGCGCGAGCTGACCGACGCGGTGGGCGTCACGCGCTGGCTCGACCCCGGCGGTTTCCAGAAGCGGCTGCTCTTGGGCGCGAACTATGTCGGGCAGGACGCGCTGATCCGCTTTTACGTCCTGCACGTGTTCCTGCTCCCCCTGGCGCTGGTGACCCTGCTGGGCGTGCACTTCTGGCGCATCCGCAAAGACGGCGGCCTCGCCCGCCCGGAAGACCCGATGGGAGGCCCGGCCGAGTGGGGCGGCGCCCGCCGCACGGTTTTCGAGCCCGTGCCCACCAAGACCTACGGCCTGATGGCCCTGGTGAAGGGCAAGCGCCCTACGGTGAACCGAGGGCCGGAGAACACGGTGATGGCCTGGCCGCACCTGTTCTGGGCGGAGCTGGCCGTATTCATGATCACCGTAGCCGCGACCCTCATACTCTCCTTCTACTGGGACGCGCCGCTCAAGGAACTGGCCAATCCTGGCATTCCTGAGAACCCGGCCAAGGCGCCCTGGTACTTCCTCGGCATCCAGGAGCTGGTTTCGTACTCCGCGTTCACCGGAGGACTGCTGATCCCGCTGATCGTCGTCGTGGGGCTCGCGCTCATCCCGTTCCTCGACCGCAGGTCGGGCGGCGAAGGCGTGTGGTTCGGGACGAAGGGGGAACGCTCCGTCTTTCTCAATTCCCTGCTGTTTGCGGTACTCGTGACCGTGGGCATGCTGATCTTCACGGTGGACTACGGCTGGTTGCGCAACTGGTTCCCCGAGATCCACCAGCTCTGGATCATCACCTTCAACCCCGGCTCGCTGCTGGTGTTGATCTTCGCGGCCTGGTCGCTGGTAGTGCTGAGGCGCAGAGACTCCGTGCGGCTGGCGGCAGTCGCGCTCTTCACCTGCTTCCTGGTCGGTTTCACGATTCTGACTTATTTCGCCACCGTCCACCGAGGACCGAACTGGCATTTCTATTGGTGGCCTTCGCAGTGGCCGGTGCACTAG
- a CDS encoding alpha/beta fold hydrolase — MHREEPILDNSTEPAVRGVLHRPDTPKAALALTHGAGSNCSAPLLVALAQAFAEAGFAVLRFDLPFRQKRPHGPPSAGAAVADQAGIVRAVEALRTLVPGETFLGGQSYGGRQATMVAAERGDLAAGLLLLSYPLHPPGKAGQQRTRHFPQLRPPALFVQGTKDPFASPQEIEAALGLIGGRSSLLLVEGAGHDLGFGRKQANAAVVPLIVSRFLKFIGDKHS, encoded by the coding sequence TTGCACCGGGAAGAGCCCATTCTCGATAACTCCACAGAGCCTGCGGTGCGCGGGGTGCTGCATCGCCCGGACACGCCCAAGGCTGCCCTGGCGCTGACCCACGGCGCCGGCTCCAACTGCAGCGCGCCCTTGCTGGTGGCCTTGGCACAGGCCTTCGCCGAGGCCGGGTTCGCCGTCCTCCGATTCGATCTTCCGTTCCGGCAAAAGCGGCCGCACGGTCCTCCGTCGGCCGGGGCAGCCGTCGCGGACCAGGCGGGGATCGTCAGGGCGGTCGAAGCGTTGCGCACGCTTGTTCCGGGGGAAACGTTTCTCGGCGGACAGTCCTACGGCGGCCGCCAGGCCACGATGGTGGCAGCGGAGCGTGGCGACCTGGCCGCGGGATTGCTCTTGTTGTCTTATCCACTCCATCCTCCCGGCAAAGCGGGGCAGCAGCGAACACGGCACTTTCCCCAGCTCCGACCTCCGGCCCTGTTTGTGCAGGGCACAAAGGATCCGTTCGCCTCCCCTCAGGAGATTGAAGCCGCGCTCGGCCTGATCGGTGGCAGAAGCTCGCTCCTGCTGGTTGAGGGAGCTGGTCATGATCTTGGCTTCGGACGCAAGCAGGCGAATGCCGCTGTGGTCCCGCTAATCGTGAGCCGCTTCCTCAAGTTCATCGGCGACAAGCATTCCTAG
- a CDS encoding DUF4256 domain-containing protein, protein MPNVTLSKKQREELLRALKTRFEKNMNRHKGLEWAQVQAKLEANAEKLWALNEMERTGGEPDVVGLDKKTGEYNFCDCSAESPKGRRSVCYDREALESRKGHKPEDNAVDMAAAMGIELLTEEQYRELQKLGNFDTKTSSWVKTPSDIRKLGGALFCDRRYDTVFVYHNGAESYYAARAFRGSLKV, encoded by the coding sequence ATGCCAAACGTAACCCTTTCAAAGAAACAACGTGAAGAACTACTCAGAGCATTGAAAACCCGTTTTGAGAAGAACATGAACCGCCATAAAGGTCTTGAATGGGCTCAAGTACAGGCAAAGCTGGAAGCGAATGCTGAAAAACTGTGGGCACTCAATGAAATGGAAAGAACTGGCGGTGAACCGGACGTTGTTGGCCTTGACAAAAAGACGGGCGAGTACAATTTTTGTGATTGTTCAGCGGAAAGCCCTAAAGGCCGCAGAAGTGTTTGCTACGACCGTGAAGCGCTGGAGTCAAGGAAAGGACATAAGCCGGAAGATAACGCTGTTGATATGGCTGCTGCCATGGGCATCGAGCTCTTAACAGAGGAACAATATCGAGAGTTGCAGAAACTCGGAAACTTCGATACGAAAACGTCGAGCTGGGTGAAAACACCTTCTGATATCAGAAAACTCGGCGGCGCCCTCTTTTGTGATCGCCGCTACGACACTGTTTTCGTGTATCACAACGGTGCGGAATCCTATTATGCCGCTAGGGCGTTCCGCGGCTCGCTAAAGGTCTAA
- a CDS encoding FAD-dependent oxidoreductase, with protein sequence MDHPQYQIRVADREYWREQIKCQYACPVHTDARGYVRAIAAGDYEHAYLIARGPNPLASICGRICGAPCEAACRRGSIDQPISIRALKRFVCEKFGSESRADAGAGLFPYLKSQSAERQCDDLDELRHLLDFLADSQFPQPSGERVAIIGCGPAGLAAGHDLALMGFRPTIFEMDPIPAGMLATGVPGYRLPRALIQAEVAVIQAMGVEIRCNVQVGKDVSFDELRRDFAAVVIACGAKRSRALPIPNAGAIGVLGGVDFLRDVALGKKVELGERVIVVGGGNVAYDVARTVLRQEEYDVSRTAARMAGVRQVNLVCLESLEEMPADTVEILEGQEEGVLRHNSWGPKEILVREINGQKFVRGVRFVRCTQVYDENKRFAPKFDETVTTEVEGDTVLLSVGQSADLSFLNAERDGIQMRSPQQIVNDPATCATSAPGVFVAGDIAYGPRLMIHAIASGKQAARSIYRYLRGREIAPEEVQFHAPLEHYRREKHYERRARLHIPTLSAEQRLRDPSSLVEVGYDDEQARAEAGRCLDCGINTIFDGERCILCGGCVDVCPTVCLKLVSFDRIAPAPELQTAVNTLELDPSDLSAIIKDEERCIRCGLCAERCPTTAITMERFSFAKEWKPCPDSTHPA encoded by the coding sequence TTGGACCACCCGCAATACCAGATCCGAGTCGCAGACCGGGAGTATTGGCGCGAACAGATCAAGTGCCAGTACGCCTGTCCGGTCCACACCGATGCGCGGGGCTACGTGCGCGCCATCGCCGCCGGCGATTACGAGCACGCCTACCTGATCGCCCGCGGGCCGAATCCCCTGGCTTCCATCTGCGGGCGCATCTGCGGAGCTCCATGTGAGGCCGCCTGCCGCCGGGGCAGCATCGACCAGCCCATCTCCATCCGGGCACTCAAGCGTTTTGTCTGCGAGAAGTTCGGCAGTGAATCCCGGGCCGACGCCGGTGCCGGCTTGTTCCCCTACCTGAAGAGTCAGAGCGCCGAGCGGCAGTGTGACGACCTTGACGAGCTTCGCCACCTCCTTGATTTCCTGGCTGACTCCCAGTTCCCCCAGCCCAGCGGCGAACGCGTCGCCATCATCGGCTGCGGGCCGGCCGGCCTGGCTGCCGGCCACGATCTCGCGCTCATGGGATTCCGCCCGACCATCTTCGAAATGGACCCGATCCCTGCCGGCATGCTGGCCACCGGCGTCCCCGGATATCGCCTTCCGCGCGCGCTGATCCAGGCCGAAGTCGCGGTGATCCAAGCCATGGGTGTCGAGATCCGCTGTAACGTCCAGGTGGGCAAGGATGTGAGCTTCGACGAACTGCGGCGTGACTTTGCGGCAGTGGTGATCGCCTGTGGCGCCAAGCGCTCGCGGGCGCTGCCCATCCCCAATGCGGGCGCCATCGGCGTGCTGGGCGGCGTGGATTTCCTGCGCGACGTGGCGCTGGGCAAGAAGGTGGAACTGGGTGAGCGGGTCATCGTGGTCGGCGGCGGCAATGTCGCCTATGACGTGGCGCGCACCGTGCTGCGGCAGGAGGAATACGACGTCTCGCGCACCGCCGCCCGCATGGCCGGAGTGCGCCAGGTCAATCTTGTCTGCCTGGAATCGCTGGAGGAGATGCCCGCGGACACGGTGGAGATCCTCGAGGGGCAGGAAGAGGGTGTGCTGCGGCACAACAGCTGGGGGCCGAAGGAGATCCTGGTCCGTGAGATCAACGGCCAGAAGTTCGTGCGCGGCGTGCGCTTCGTCCGCTGCACCCAGGTGTACGACGAGAACAAGCGCTTCGCCCCGAAGTTCGATGAGACTGTAACCACCGAGGTCGAGGGCGACACGGTGCTGCTGTCGGTCGGGCAATCGGCCGACCTCAGCTTCCTGAATGCGGAGCGCGACGGCATCCAGATGCGCTCCCCACAACAGATCGTCAACGATCCCGCCACCTGCGCGACCTCTGCGCCTGGGGTCTTTGTGGCCGGCGACATCGCCTACGGGCCGCGGCTGATGATCCACGCCATCGCCAGCGGCAAGCAAGCGGCTCGCTCCATCTATCGCTATCTGCGCGGCCGGGAGATTGCGCCGGAAGAGGTGCAGTTCCACGCGCCTCTGGAGCATTACCGCAGGGAAAAGCATTACGAGCGCCGCGCCCGCCTGCACATTCCCACGCTTTCTGCGGAGCAGCGCCTGAGGGACCCTTCGTCGCTGGTGGAGGTCGGCTACGACGACGAACAGGCGCGCGCCGAAGCCGGGCGCTGCCTGGATTGCGGCATCAACACGATCTTCGACGGTGAGCGTTGCATCCTGTGCGGCGGCTGCGTCGATGTCTGCCCCACGGTCTGCCTGAAGCTGGTGTCGTTCGATCGCATCGCGCCGGCGCCTGAATTGCAGACGGCAGTGAACACGCTGGAACTGGACCCGTCCGACCTCTCCGCCATCATCAAGGACGAAGAGCGCTGCATCCGCTGCGGATTGTGCGCCGAACGTTGCCCCACGACCGCCATCACCATGGAGCGATTCAGTTTTGCCAAGGAGTGGAAGCCATGTCCCGACTCGACCCACCCCGCGTGA